Proteins encoded in a region of the Mixophyes fleayi isolate aMixFle1 chromosome 5, aMixFle1.hap1, whole genome shotgun sequence genome:
- the GJD4 gene encoding gap junction delta-4 protein, which produces MEYFDSVGYVIITFNYNVTVIGKIWLTLMILLRMVMVILAGYPLYEDEQERFICNTLQPGCSNVCYDIFSPMSHMRYWLIQTVMVFLPYALFSVYLLHKVMAYMISANDHCRKSNSSTYHGVGLQMEILNFSGAYLLHLVLRTLIEIGFGVGQYFLFGFLVPSRFNCSQAPCTSNVDCYISRPTEKSLMMIFIWGTEVISLILSLVDLVCVCHRRRHSQKMKKQLLLLENDSLKGGCCSDTPQHSKLVGIPDQMVMYPDSPSRNLEKTDEQIKGDSHSLPSFEGETASFQTDGSHQDMGKSNVNANSNKTCSWQVSLTPTGNHSLGNEHHLLTHRQPKSKKENCSDHNLVDSPQQEQKPASKNKKSEWV; this is translated from the coding sequence GGAAGATCTGGCTGACATTAATGATCCTACTAAGAATGGTTATGGTCATCTTGGCTGGTTATCCGCTCTATGAAGATGAACAGGAGCGATTCATTTGCAATACGTTACAGCCAGGGTGCTCCAATGTGTGCTATGATATCTTCTCTCCTATGTCCCATATGAGATATTGGCTTATTCAGACTGTGATGGTCTTCTTACCCTATGCCCTGTTCAGTGTCTACCTCTTGCACAAAGTAATGGCCTACATGATAAGTGCAAATGACCACTGCAGAAAGAGTAACTCCTCTACCTATCATGGCGTGGGCTTACAAATGGAAATACTCAATTTCTCTGGAGCCTATCTTCTCCATTTGGTGCTGAGGACTTTAATAGAAATTGGCTTTGGTGTCGGCCAATACTTTCTTTTTGGGTTTTTAGTCCCAAGTAGGTTCAACTGTTCTCAGGCTCCTTGCACCAGCAATGTTGACTGCTACATCTCGAGACCAACCGAAAAATCCCTCATGATGATTTTTATCTGGGGAACTGAAGTCATATCTCTGATTCTGAGTTTGGTGGATCTGGTTTGTGTATGTCATAGAAGAAGACATTCTCAGAAGATGAAGAAACAGCTGCTGCTTCTTGAAAACGATTCTCTCAAAGGCGGTTGTTGCTCCGATACTCCTCAGCATTCAAAGCTAGTTGGGATTCCAGATCAAATGGTCATGTATCCAGACAGTCCTTCCCGCAACCTTGAGAAAACAGACGAACAGATCAAAGGCGATTCTCATTCTCTCCCTTCATTTGAAGGAGAAACGGCTTCGTTTCAAACTGACGGTTCCCATCAAGATATGGGAAAGTCCAATGTCAATGCCAACAGCAATAAGACCTGTTCCTGGCAAGTGAGCCTGACACCGACTGGAAACCATTCCCTTGGAAATGAACATCATCTGCTCACTCACAGACAACCAAAGTCTAAGAAAGAGAATTGCAGCGATCACAATCTGGTGGATTCACCTCAACAAGAACAAAAACCAGCATCAAAGAACAAAAAATCAGAGTGGGTCTAA